The DNA segment CCGTGAGGGAAAGGTGAAAAGAACTGAGGTGATCAGAGTGAAATAGAACCTGAAACCATTTGCTTACAATCATTCAGAGCACTATGTAGCAATACAGTGTGATGGACTGCCTTTTGCATAATGAGCCTGCGAGTTGTGGTGTCTGGCAAGGTTAAGCACACGCGAAGCCGTAGCGAAAGCGAGTCTGAATAGGGCGATTAAGTCAGATGCTGCAGACCCGAAACGAAGTGATCTATCCATGAGCAAGTTGAAGCTAGTGTAAGAGCTAGTGGAGGACTGAACCCATAGGCGTTGAAAAGCCCCGGGATGACTTGTGGATAGGGGTGAAAGGCCAATCAAACTTCGTGATAGCTGGTTCTCTCCGAAATATATTTAGGTATAGCGTTGTGTCGTAACATAAGGGGGTAGAGCACTGAATGGGCTAGGGCATACACCAATGTACCAAACCCTATCAAACTCCGAATACCTTATGTGTAATCACAGCAGTCAGGCGGCGAGTGATAAAATCCGTCGTCAAGAGGGAAACAACCCAGACTACCAGCTAAGGTCCCTAAATCTTACTTAAGTGGAAAACGATGTGAAGTTACTTAAACAACCAGGAGGTTGGCTTAGAAGCAGCCATCCTTTAAAGAAAGCGTAATAGCTCACTGGTCTAGTGATTTTGCGCGGAAAATATAACGGGGCTAAAGTAAGTACCGAAGCTGTAGACTTAGTTTTACTAAGTGGTAGGAGAGCGTTCTATTTGCGTCGAAGGTATACCGGTAAGGAGTGCTGGAGCGAATAGAAGTGAGCATGCAGGCATGAGTAGCGATAATTAATGTGAGAATCATTAACGCCGTAAACCCAAGGTTTCCTACGCGATGCTCGTCATCGTAGGGTTAGTCGGGTCCTAAGTCAAGTCCGAAAGGGGTAGACGATGGCAAATTGGTTAATATTCCAATACCAACATTAGTGTGCGATGGAAGGACGCTTAGAGCTAAGCAAGCTAGCGGATGGAAGTGCTAGTCTAAGGTTGTAGGAGCTTATATAGGCAAATCCGTATAAGAATACTCCGAGAACTGAAAGGCTCTTCAAAATCTTCGGATAGCGAGGAGAATTGCTGATGCTGTCGAGCCAAGAAAAGTTTCTAAGTTTAGCTAATGTTGCCCGTACCGTAAACCGACACAGGTGGGTGGGATGAGTATTCTAAGGCGCGTGGAAGAACTCTCTTTAAGGAACTCTGCAAAATAGCACCGTATCTTCGGTATAAGGTGTGGTTCGCTTCGTACTAGGATTTACTCCGAAAGCGAAGAAACTTACAACAAAGAGTCCCTCCCGACTGTTTACCAAAAACACAGCACTCTGCTAACTCGCAAGAGGATGTATAGGGTGTGACGCCTGCCCGGTGCTCGAAGGTTAATTGATGGGGTTAGCATTAGCGAAGCTCTTGATCGAAGCCCGAGTAAACGGCGGCCGTAACTATAACGGTCCTAAGGTAGCGAAATTCCTTGTCGGTTAAATACCGACCTGCATGAATGGCGTAACGAGATGGGAGCTGTCTCAAAGAGGGATCCAGTGAAATTGTAGTGGAGGTGAAAATTCCTCCTACCCGCGGCAAGACGGAAAGACCCCGTGGACCTTTACTACAGCTTGACACTGCTATTTGGATAAGAATGTGCAGGATAGGTGGGAGGCTTTGATTAATAGACGCCAGTTTATTATGAGCCGTTGTTGAGATACCACTCTTTCTTATTTGGGTAGCTAACCAGCTTGAGTTATCCTCAAGTGGGACAATGTCTGGTGGGTAGTTTGACTGGGGCGGTCGCCTCCCAAATAATAACGGAGGCTTACAAAGGTTGGCTCAGAACGGTTGGAAATCGTTCGTAGAGTATAAAGGTATAAGCCAGCTTAACTGCAAGACATACAAGTCAAGCAGAGACGAAAGTCGGTCTTAGTGATCCGGTGGTTCTGTGTGGAAGGGCCATCGCTCAAAGGATAAAAGGTACCCCGGGGATAACAGGCTGATCTCCCCCAAGAGCTCACATCGACGGGGAGGTTTGGCACCTCGATGTCGGCTCATCGCATCCTGGGGCTGGAGCAGGTCCCAAGGGTATGGCTGTTCGCCATTTAAAGCGGTACGCGAGCTGGGTTCAGAACGTCGTGAGACAGTTCGGTCCCTATCTGCCGTGGGCGTAAGAAGATTGAAGAGATTTGACCCTAGTACGAGAGGACCGGGTTGAACAAACCACTGGTGTAGCTGTTGTTCTGCCAAGAGCATCGCAGCGTAGCTAAGTTTGGAACGGATAAACGCTGAAAGCATCTAAGCGTGAAGCCAACTCTAAGATGAATCTTCTCTAAGCTCTCTAGAAGACTACTAGTTTGATAGGCTGGGTGTGTAATGGATGAAAGTCTTTTAGCTGACCAGTACTAATAGAGCGTTTGGCTTATCTTATAAAGCATCACTTCCTTGTTAAGGTTTTTTATAATCTTAAAAGAAAATGTTTTTTTAAACTTGCTCTTAACATTGTTTTTTAAGTATTCTTAGTTTAGAATATTTAAATAACAATGTCCGTGATTATACAGATGTGGAGACGCCTTGTCCCATCCCGAACCAAGAAGCTAAGCACATCGTGGGTGATGATACTACGCCTTACTGGCAGGGGGAAAGTAGCTCATTGCGGACTTGTTAATTCTTCTACTACTTATTTTAGCTTATTGATATTTTTATTAAAGCAAAATGATATTATAATAAGAAATGAATTTAATCTCTTATTGAGTAAAGCTTTTTTATGATTTATAAGTTTATATTCTAGGTATTTTTTAAGATTAGTTTATTAGCAAGATATATTGAAATTGTTTTTATATAAGTGGGTTTTTGTTTTTAGAGTATAAAAGCTATGATTTATTAGTAACTTAGAATAGTATAAATTTATTTATTATATTTTTTTTACAATAGTTTTATAAAGATGTGTTAAATCTTCTATTTTAAGTTTTATGTTTAATTCTATTAGTTCTTCTTGAAATATAGGTGTGTTAAAAGCAGTAATTGACCATAATTTTATAATGATTATTTTATGAAGACTAGTTTATTTTATATATTATAGGAATTCTTATATTAAATGTTTGATCATATTTAGGAAAATACTTAGAAGCTAAGTGTATAGTTTGTAAAGCGCTTTCATTTAAAAGTTTGTATTTAGAAGGCGTAATTACTTTTAAATTTTTTAATATTTGCTGATTTGTCCAAGTAAATTCTACCAAAACTTCACCACTCATTCTCATTTTTTGAGCTTGCCTTGGATATACTAATGTATTATCTATAGCTAATTTTATTTCTTTTAGAAAATCATTGTTACTTATGGTGGTAGAAGATATAGTGGAGTTACTTACAGTAGGTTGAGATAAAGGAATTGTTTGTTGGGGTTTAGGTAATGGTTTAGATTTTACGGGTTGATTGGCTTTAGGAATAGGTTTTTTAATTGGATTATTGATAACTTTATTAGGTGTTGGAATTTTTTGTTCTAGTATATTTTTTGGAGTTTGTTTATTAATTGGCGTTTGAGTTTGTTGTATAAAATGTTTTATTGCTAAATTAATTTTATCTTCTTTGTTAAGATCTTTATGCTGGATATTTATAAAATTTTTGGAATAAATAAGTATATAAAATATAGGAATAAACAAAAATAACGTGATTAGAAATGATTGATTTTTATGATTTGTTATGAAAGGCATCATTGCTTTTGTTCTGTTATAATTTGGAAGTTTTCGTGATTTTTATTTTTCAAAATATCAATGATTTGAATGAAACTTTCAAATTTTGCTTCTTTATCACTTTTTAATTCTACTAATGTTTTAGAATTAATTGAATTAATTTTCATGGTTAAATCATTTAAAGAAGTTAATTTCTCATCTATATAAAAATTATTTTCTTTGTCAATTAAAACTGTTAATTTGTTTTCGTTTTTGCTTAATTCTTGTGAATTTTGGCTTTTTGGGAGCTCGATTTTAATTTCTCCATGTGCTATGAAAGTAGAAATGCTTAATACTATAGCTAACAAAACTAGTATAATATCAATAAAAGGTACTATATTTAACCCTTCATTTTTAGGAAGTTTAAGCATTATTTTCCTTGAAAGTACGATAAGAATTACTTAGAAGGGATACTTTTCTAAGCAAGCCATTATATGCCATTAAAGATGGTATTGCCACTAAAATTCCTAATGCAGTTGCTTTTAAAGCTAAAGATAAGCCAACGACTATGGATTTTACATCGATATTGCCACTAAGTCCCATGTCGTAAAATGTAATCATAATTCCTATGACAGTTCCTAACAATCCCACATAAGGGGCATTAGTATATATAATATAAATTGTGGTTAGATTTTCTGTTATTGCATTATCAAAGTTTTCTTGATTTTTATAATGTGATAAATTTATTTTCATAAAAAATAATATGCGTTCAATGGTGCACCATAACGCGATAAAAGCCATTAAACCCAAAATAATCACTATGATTAAGTCAATATAAGTTTTTAAAAATTCCATACAATCACTCTTTTTTACATTTTTTGCGATAATTTTTTGGGTATTTTAGCATATAAAAAATTAAATTATTATTAATATTAATTATCATAATTATTTATATAATTTAATATTAAATTAATAATCATTATTATAATATTCGCCTCTTTATATATTGTGTTGATGAAGGAAGATAATGAAAAAAACAATATTATCAGTTTGTGTTGCTGGTCTTTCAATTTCCAATGTTTTTTCCCAAAACGTTTTATTAGATAGCTCTATTGTCAGTGCTTCTGGGTTTTCTCAAGATATCAAAGAAGCACCAGCAACTATTAATGTAATTGATAAAAAGCAATTACAAAGTAAACCTTATAGAGATATAGCAGAGGCTATAGCTGATGTTCCAGGTGTTGATTTATATGCTAGTAAAGGGAAAACTGGATCATATAATATAACTATGAGAGGGATTACTGGATATACTCTAGTATTGATTGATGGACGTAGACAAGGGATAGGAGGAGAAGTAGGACCTAATGGTTTTAATGAAATAGCAAATTCTCTTTTGCCTCCGATTTCAAGTATCGAAAGGATAGAAGTTATCAAAGGTCCTATGAGTACATTATACGGTTCTGAAGCTTTAGGTGGGGTTATAAATATCATCACTAAAAAAATAAGTAAAGAATGGGAAACTTCAGTAAGTTTTGATGGTGTTTTTAATACCAATCATGACTGGGGTAATTCTTATGGAACGAGTATTTATTCAAGCGGTCCTTTAATGGATGATCGTTTAGGTTTGACTTTGCGTTTTAGAGAATTTTATAGATCTTTATCTGAAGTAAAAAGTAAAGATAAAAGTGGGAACTTAGTACCTGCTTCTATGTCGCAAAATCCTACTAAGGCTAATAATTTTAATTTAGGAACAAGATTAAGTTTTTTAGTAGATGATTATAATACTTTGATTTTTGATATTGATTTTTCTAAAAATCATTATGATAATAGAAAAGGCCAAATGGGAACTCTTACAAAACCAAATTCTACACCAAATACTGGATTAACCGGTGGATATACTAAAACTATGGAAGTAGATAAGCTTGTGACTTATTTAAGTCATGAGGGAGTTTATGAGAATTTTTCTACTACTTCTACTATACAATATAACCGTGTAAGTAATGATGGACGTGAAGTTGTAGGAAAAAAAGGTCAAGCTTATTTGGGAGAAAATAGAGATATAATTGCAGAAGATATTATCTTTGATACTAAAGCAGTTATACCTTTAGGACAAAGTCATATATTAAGTGTGGGTGGTGAGTATAGACTTGAAAAAATGCAAGATAAAATAGCTAATCCAACTAATTTTGATCAATATTTACTAGCAATTTTTGCAGAAGATGAGTATAGCATTAGAGATGATTTGAGATTTACTTTTGGAGCGCGTTATAATCATCATGAAATTTTTGGAAATAATATCTCACCAAGAGCGTATTTAGTTTACAATCCTACAGAAGATCTTACTTTAAAAGGAGGGGTATCAACGGGCTTTAGAACCCCTTATGCAAATAGATTAATAGCAGGAACTTATAATTATGGAGGTCAAGGAAAAATTCCTTTATATGGAAATCCTGATTTAAAAGAAGAAACTTCGTTAAATTATGAATTAGCTGCTATATATAATACTGATTTGTTTTATGTTTCAGCAACAGGGTTTCTAACTAATTTTAAAGACAAAATTTCAAGTAGATCATTTAGCAAAGGTAATTCAATTCCTGGAGTTGGTAATTGTAGTGCCGATATATGTTATCAATCCATTAACCATGGAAAAGTTGAATATAAAGGCATTGAACTTGGTACAGGTGTTAGTCCTATAGAAAATTTAAATTTGGATTTAGCTTATACCTATCTTGATAGTGAGATAAAAGAAGGTGATAAAGATGTTATAGGTAAACCTGAAGAAAATAGCTTAAAACATAATATTATGCTAAAAGCTGGATATAATATTTTCAACAAATTCTATCCTTGGGTAAAAGGTGAATGGCAAATTGATCGTTATATGGGTAATACAAATATTGATAGAGAGTATTATAAAGATATATTCTTAGCTTCTATGGGTGTGCGTTATGATATCAATAAACAATGGAATATCAACGCTGCTATTTATAATCTTTTTGATAAAAGCTTTACTAATGCTTATGAAACATATCAGAGTGGTGCAAACACAAACTATGTAAATACTTATAATCGTATAGAAGAAGGAAGAAGACTTTATATCTCTATCAACGGAACTTTTTAATCTAAAATTTGTGGGGAACCAAAGAGCTTGTTAAGAGCTTCTTTGGTTTCATCTTTTTGATCATATTTTTTTGCATCTTTTTTTAAGTGTTCAAAATGCTCGTTGAAATTTGTGTTAGTTTTGTTTTCTTCTTGGGTATGAGTTTTAAATATATCTTGTAATTTTTCAGTTTGTATGGTATCTATTTTCTGAATTTTAATTTGTGCATCTTGTCCAAAAAGTTCATGAATTAGTGTTTTTATGAGTTTAAAACCATTATTTAAAACAATTCTATCTTCATTTTGAGCGTTAGAACTTATGCTAAGTGTATTGTTTTTAAAAGAAATAAATTGTGTAGTTTTCTTAAAAATTTCTCCAAGCTCATAATCTCTTTTGTAAATGCTTTGAAGCAATTGTTCATAAGCGTTTAATTTTTCTTCTTTAGTAGATAAGGATATGAATTTATTTTCAATATTTAAATTTGAAGTATTTAAAGTTTTATTTTCTTTGATATTTATAGCTTCATCTATGCTTTTTAAATGAGTCGCCTCCATTAGCATAAAAGTCATTACGCAAAGTACAAAACTATCGTTATCACTTGAATTTAACATAGTTTTAGCACGAGAAAGTATTCTAAAAAATCTTTCATATATTAAAATAGAAAAAAGATTATTTTTAGCAAAAAAAGCTTCTTTTAGAAAAAATATCATTTCATCGATAATATTACTTGCTTCATAATCTTCAAATTCTTTTAAAAATTCAAAAACTTTATCTTTATCATTAGTTAAGATAGCTTGATAAAATTCTTCAATTTTACTTGGATTTAAAAAACCAAGCATTGTAGTGATTTGATTGGTTTGTATGTTATTTTGACAGTATACAATAGCTTGATCAAGTAAAGTTAAAGTATCTCTTAATGAACCATTTCCACTTCTAGCAATCAATTTTAAAGCTTCTTGCTCATAATTAACTTGTTCTTGTTTTAATATCCATTCTAAATGATTTAAAATTGCATGCTGGGAAATCTGTTTAAACCTAAAATGCTGTGTCCTTGATAAAACTGTTGCAGGTAATTTTAATGGATCTGTTGTTGCAAGAATAAATTTTACATAACTTGGTGGTTCTTCCAAGGTTTTAAGTAAAGCGTTAGCAGCTTGTGGTGTAAGCATGTGTACTTCATCAATGATAAAAATTTTAAATCTTGCTAAAGATGGAGCATATTTTACTTGCTCAATGAGTTCTTGGATATCTTCCAAACTTCTATGACTAGCTGCATCCATTTCGATAATATCTATGTTGGTATTATTTAGCGAAGAAATACATTGAGAACATTCTCCACAAGAGGTTGAACTAGGACCTTTTTCACAAACTAAAGCTCGAGAAAAAATTCTAGCACTTGAGGTTTTTCCGCTACCTCTAAGTCCTGAAAATAAATAAGCATGCGCTAAGCGATTATTTTCTAAAGCATATTTTAAACTAATAGAAACAGTATCTTGTCCTACTAGTTCATTAAAATTTTTTGGTCTATATTTTATCGCTAAGGCTTGAAGCATAATTACTCATTCATAATAGATAATAATTCTTCATTGCTTTTAGTTTTTAACATTTTTGAGTATAAAAATTTCAATGCTTCTATATCATCCATTTGAGATATAGCCGATCTTATAGCCCAAATTTTTTGAAGTTTTTCTACACCTTGAAGCAATTCTTCTTTTCTTGTTCCCGATTTAATAATATTAATTGCAGGATAAATTCTTCTATCTGAAATATTTCTATCTAAAACAATTTCACTATTACCTGTGCCTTTAAATTCTTCAAAAATTACTTCATCCATTCTTGAACCTGTTTCAATTAAAGCAGTTGCTATGATAGTTAAAGAACCTCCATTTTCTATATTTCTAGCTGCACCAAAAAATCTTTTAGGTTTGTGAAGCGCATTTGCATCTACACCACCACTTAAAACTTTACCACTACTAGGCGTTGCAGTATTATAAGCTCTTGCAAGTCTTGTAATAGAATCTAATAAGATAATTACATCTTTTCCTGTTTCTACCATCCTTTTGGCTTTTTCAATAACAAGTTCAGCTACGCGTACATGATTATAAGCAGGCAAATCAAAAGTGGAGCTAAAAACTTCTCCTTTGACACATCTTTGCATATCAGTTACTTCTTCAGGTCGTTCATCTACTAATAACACTATAAGATGAGCTTCTGGATGATTTTTTGCAATAGCTGCTGCTAATTCTTTCATGAGTTCTGTTTTTCCTGTCCTTGGAGGAGCAACTATTAAACCTCTTTGACCTTTTCCAATTGGAGAAAATAAATCAAGCATTCTTCCGGTTAATTTTAACGGATCATATTCTAATTTTATTTTTTCAGTAGGAAAAATAGGAGTAAGATTGTCAAATAATGGCCTTTCTCTTGCTTCTTTTAAAGGGAGATAATTAATTGCTTCTATTTTAAGTAAAGCATAATATTTTTCTTGATCTTTTGGTTCTCTTACTTGACCTGTGACAATATCTCCAACACGGAGAGCAAATTTTCTAATTTGTGAGTTTGATACATAAGCATCATTTACACTATCGCTTAAATTTGAATCCATTCCCCTTAAAAAACCATAGCCTTCTGGAGAAATTTCTAATATTCCCGTAAAAAGTATAAAGCCACCTTTTTTTGTTTGAGCTTTTAAAATTTCAAATATTAAGTCTTGTCTACGAAATTCTCTAGGATTTTCTATTTCGGCTTCATTAGCTATTTTGATAAGATTTTCTAGATCAAGTAATTTTAGATCCTCTATTTTGTAACCTTCAACTGGAATGTGGGTTCTTTGATGTTGTTTTTTTTCTTTTTCCATGTATCCTCGTAAAATGTAGAAAATGTAGTATTTAAAAAGTAATGCTGAGATTTTATTAAAAAAAATACTTTTTTGTCAAATTTTTGAAATTATATATTATGTTTTTAAATATATTTTAAAAGTTTGATACTTATAAAAAATGATAGAATATTTTTAAAATATTTTTTATGAAAGATATAAATGAAGTGTAAGCATTGCCAATTAAATTTCAAACAAGAGCAAATGATAGAAAAAAATGGTAATTATTTTTGTTGTAATGGATGTCAAAGTGTCTATGAAATTTTACATGATAGTGGTTTAGAAGAATTTTATGATAAGCTTGGTAATCAAACTTTAAATCCTGTTGAATTTAAATATGAATATAAAGATTATCAAAAATATATCACAAAGACAAAAGATGGTTTAAGCGAGATTTTTTTACTCATAGAAGATATTCATTGCGCTGCTTGTGTTTGGCTAAATGAAAAAATTTTAATTAAAAGCGATGGTGTGGTAGAAGTTGATATAAATTCAATCACACATAAAGCTAGAATTGTATTTGATGAAAATATTATTTCCTTGGTTAAAATTATTCAAAACATAGAATGTATAGGTTATAAAGCCAATATTTATTCTCCTACTAAATTTGAAAAAAGGGCTATGCAAACTAAGCGGGAATTTTATGCAAAATTAATTGTTGCAGTTGCTTGTGTAATGAATATTATGTGGATATCTGTTGCTAAATATGCAGGATTTTTTAGTGGAATGGAAAAAGAAACTAAAGATATATTGCATTTTGCTGAATTTTTACTTTGTACTCCAGTTATTTTTTATACAGGATCAATTTTTTATAAAAATGCTTATTATGCGTTGAAATTTAAAAATGTCAATATGGATACTTTAGTAATTAGTGGCGCAAGTTTGGCTTATATTTATTCCGTATGGGCTATGTTTTCAAGGAGTGCACAAGTATATTTTGATTCTGTTGCTATGATAATGTGTTTTGTATTTGTTGGAAAATATTTGGAACTTTTAAGTAAAAAAAGAGCATTTGATGCTTTAGATCATTTAAGATCTTTTTTATCAACACAAATTAGAGTTTTAAAAGATGATAAATTCCAAAATTGTGATGTTGAGAATGTAAATATTGGTGATATTATTGAAGTTAAGGAAGGAGATAGAATCTTAATTGATGGTGTTTGTATTAGCGGTAATGCAAGTTTAGATATTTCGAGTTTAAGCGGAGAAAGTCTACCAAAAGATGTTTGTAAAGATGATGAAATATATTCTGCTTCTTTAGTTTTAAGTGGAAGTATTTTGTATGAATGTAAAACCTTATATAAGGATTCAAAGTTAGCAAAAATTATATCTTTACTTGAAAATTCTAGTGCAAAAAAGGCCAAAATAGAAAAAATTGTAGGACAAATTAGTAAATATTTTTCCCCAATTATTTTGTCTTTTGCATTAGTGTGTTTTTTATATACCTTTTTTATATTAAATATTGGTTTTGAAGAAGCTATGGTAAGGATGGTTTCGGTGCTAATTATTGCTTGTCCATGTGCTTTGGCTCTTGCAACTCCTGTTAGTTCTTTAGTGGCCATAAGCACTGCTTTAAAGGAGAAAATATTATTTAAAGAAGCTGGAGTTGTAGAAGATCTTAGCAAATGTAATATTGCTGTTTTTGATAAAACTGGAGTTTTGACAAAAGCAAAATTGGAAGTTATAAATTCTTTTTATGATGATAAATTAAACAAAAATGAGTTGATAAATTTTCTCTATTTAACTAATCATCCTGTAGCAAAAAGTATTTTGGATTTCTTAAAAAATGATAATTATCAAAGAATTGAATTTGAAAAAGTTCAAAATATCCAAGCAAAGGGATACAAAGCTTATTTTAATCAAGATGAGTTTATAGGTGGAAATGAAAAATTTTTACAAGAGAATGATATAAAAGTTCAACCATTTAACTGTACGCATTTTATCTTTGCTAAAAATGGTAATATTTTAGCTACCTTCGAACTTGAAAATAATATAAGAAATGACGCTAAAGAGCTTATGAAATTTTTAAAGGAGCAAAATCTACAAATTTATATGTTGACAGGAGATAATGAATTTGCTGCTAAAAAAGTTGCTTCTATTTTAGACATACAACAATTTCAACACTCATGTATGCCTGAAGATAAATTAAAATATATTTTAGATATGAATTTAAAAAATAAAGTTTTGATGGTTGGGGATGGGGTGAATGATACTTTAGCACTTTCTCATGCTGCTGTTGGAGTTGCGTTAAAAGAAGGATCTGCTTTAGCTCTTGAAAATAGTGATATTATTCTACTTAAAAATGATTTGCAAAGTTTGAAAAAAAGTATGGTGATTGCAAAAAAAACTTATAAAATTATTAAGCAAAATTTAGCATTTTCATTATGTTATAATGCTTGTACTATACCACTTGCTTTTTTAGGTTTGATTAACCCACTTATAGCAGCATTATCAATGTCTTTTAGTAGTTTAGTGGTAATTTTAAATGCTTTAAGGATTAAAAATGAATAATGTTTTGATGATGATGATAGGTGTGTCATTATTTGCTTTATTTTTAGCAATCTGTGCTTTGTTATGGGGTATAAAAAATAAACAATTCGATGATGATTACAAATTTACAATTTTAAATGATAGCGAAGAAGCATTAAATGATGCCATAATACTAGAGAATAGAAAAAAAAATATTTTAAAAGATAGAGAAAATCAAAACAGCCATAAGGCTGTTTAATTATTTTAAAGTTTCAATGTATGCTTCGATAGCTTTGAAGTCATCTTCTGTTAAGCCTTTAAGGTTGATTTTCATAATAGCACCTTGACCATATGCATTTCTTTTACCTTCTGAATATTCTTTCATGTATTGCAATCTTTCAGCACTTGTTAAAGAATTTAATGCAGGAACTTTGTTAAGATACATTTTTTCTGCTTTTGCACCATGACAGACTGCACATTTTTTATATAATGCTGCGCCATCTGCTGCATAAGTAGAAACCCCAAGACATGCTAACGCTGATAAAACGATTAATTTTTTCATTTAAGACTCCTTGAATAAAATAACTTTTAATTATAAACTTTTTTCATTTAATAATCTTTAAATTATCAAAATCTTAATAAAAATACATTATAATTTTTTGATGAAAAAGAAAGTATTATTTTTAGATAGAGATGGTGTTATTAATATAGATAAAAAATATGTTCATAAAATTGAAGATTTTGAATTTTGTGATGGAATTTTTGATCTTTGTGAATATTTTTTGCAAAGAGGTTATTTAATTTGTGTAATAACTAACCAATCAGGTATAGCAAGAGGATATTATACAGAGAAAGATTTTGAAATTTTAAGTGCTTATATGATAGATGAATTCTTAAAAAAAGGTATAACGATAGAAAAAATTTATCATTGCCCACATTTGAATGATTGTGAATGTCGTAAGCCAAAACCAGCAATGTTATTAAAGGCCAAAAAAGAATTTAATGTTGATATGAATGAGTCTTTTTTTATTGGAGATAATTTGAGCGATATGGAAGCTGGTATGAGTGCAAATGTAAAAAATCTTTTTTTAATAAATAATAACTATACAAGTAATGATAAATTTAAAACTTTTAATAACTTAAAAACTTTATTAGAATACATAAAGGACATAAAATGAAAATAGTAATCACAGGTGGTGCAGGTTTTATAGGTTCAGCACTTGCCTTAAAGCTTCAAGAAGAAAATCATGAAATTTTAATTATTGATAAGATGCGTTCTAATGCTAAATTCGAAAATGGAAATTTAGAAAGTTTTGGACATTTTAAAAATTTATT comes from the Campylobacter insulaenigrae NCTC 12927 genome and includes:
- a CDS encoding energy transducer TonB, with protein sequence MMPFITNHKNQSFLITLFLFIPIFYILIYSKNFINIQHKDLNKEDKINLAIKHFIQQTQTPINKQTPKNILEQKIPTPNKVINNPIKKPIPKANQPVKSKPLPKPQQTIPLSQPTVSNSTISSTTISNNDFLKEIKLAIDNTLVYPRQAQKMRMSGEVLVEFTWTNQQILKNLKVITPSKYKLLNESALQTIHLASKYFPKYDQTFNIRIPIIYKIN
- the exbD gene encoding TonB system transport protein ExbD, whose translation is MLKLPKNEGLNIVPFIDIILVLLAIVLSISTFIAHGEIKIELPKSQNSQELSKNENKLTVLIDKENNFYIDEKLTSLNDLTMKINSINSKTLVELKSDKEAKFESFIQIIDILKNKNHENFQIITEQKQ
- the exbB gene encoding TonB-system energizer ExbB; its protein translation is MEFLKTYIDLIIVIILGLMAFIALWCTIERILFFMKINLSHYKNQENFDNAITENLTTIYIIYTNAPYVGLLGTVIGIMITFYDMGLSGNIDVKSIVVGLSLALKATALGILVAIPSLMAYNGLLRKVSLLSNSYRTFKENNA
- a CDS encoding TonB-dependent receptor domain-containing protein; amino-acid sequence: MKKTILSVCVAGLSISNVFSQNVLLDSSIVSASGFSQDIKEAPATINVIDKKQLQSKPYRDIAEAIADVPGVDLYASKGKTGSYNITMRGITGYTLVLIDGRRQGIGGEVGPNGFNEIANSLLPPISSIERIEVIKGPMSTLYGSEALGGVINIITKKISKEWETSVSFDGVFNTNHDWGNSYGTSIYSSGPLMDDRLGLTLRFREFYRSLSEVKSKDKSGNLVPASMSQNPTKANNFNLGTRLSFLVDDYNTLIFDIDFSKNHYDNRKGQMGTLTKPNSTPNTGLTGGYTKTMEVDKLVTYLSHEGVYENFSTTSTIQYNRVSNDGREVVGKKGQAYLGENRDIIAEDIIFDTKAVIPLGQSHILSVGGEYRLEKMQDKIANPTNFDQYLLAIFAEDEYSIRDDLRFTFGARYNHHEIFGNNISPRAYLVYNPTEDLTLKGGVSTGFRTPYANRLIAGTYNYGGQGKIPLYGNPDLKEETSLNYELAAIYNTDLFYVSATGFLTNFKDKISSRSFSKGNSIPGVGNCSADICYQSINHGKVEYKGIELGTGVSPIENLNLDLAYTYLDSEIKEGDKDVIGKPEENSLKHNIMLKAGYNIFNKFYPWVKGEWQIDRYMGNTNIDREYYKDIFLASMGVRYDINKQWNINAAIYNLFDKSFTNAYETYQSGANTNYVNTYNRIEEGRRLYISINGTF
- a CDS encoding DNA polymerase III subunit gamma/tau produces the protein MLQALAIKYRPKNFNELVGQDTVSISLKYALENNRLAHAYLFSGLRGSGKTSSARIFSRALVCEKGPSSTSCGECSQCISSLNNTNIDIIEMDAASHRSLEDIQELIEQVKYAPSLARFKIFIIDEVHMLTPQAANALLKTLEEPPSYVKFILATTDPLKLPATVLSRTQHFRFKQISQHAILNHLEWILKQEQVNYEQEALKLIARSGNGSLRDTLTLLDQAIVYCQNNIQTNQITTMLGFLNPSKIEEFYQAILTNDKDKVFEFLKEFEDYEASNIIDEMIFFLKEAFFAKNNLFSILIYERFFRILSRAKTMLNSSDNDSFVLCVMTFMLMEATHLKSIDEAINIKENKTLNTSNLNIENKFISLSTKEEKLNAYEQLLQSIYKRDYELGEIFKKTTQFISFKNNTLSISSNAQNEDRIVLNNGFKLIKTLIHELFGQDAQIKIQKIDTIQTEKLQDIFKTHTQEENKTNTNFNEHFEHLKKDAKKYDQKDETKEALNKLFGSPQILD
- the rho gene encoding transcription termination factor Rho, encoding MEKEKKQHQRTHIPVEGYKIEDLKLLDLENLIKIANEAEIENPREFRRQDLIFEILKAQTKKGGFILFTGILEISPEGYGFLRGMDSNLSDSVNDAYVSNSQIRKFALRVGDIVTGQVREPKDQEKYYALLKIEAINYLPLKEARERPLFDNLTPIFPTEKIKLEYDPLKLTGRMLDLFSPIGKGQRGLIVAPPRTGKTELMKELAAAIAKNHPEAHLIVLLVDERPEEVTDMQRCVKGEVFSSTFDLPAYNHVRVAELVIEKAKRMVETGKDVIILLDSITRLARAYNTATPSSGKVLSGGVDANALHKPKRFFGAARNIENGGSLTIIATALIETGSRMDEVIFEEFKGTGNSEIVLDRNISDRRIYPAINIIKSGTRKEELLQGVEKLQKIWAIRSAISQMDDIEALKFLYSKMLKTKSNEELLSIMNE